One genomic region from Neospora caninum Liverpool complete genome, chromosome V encodes:
- a CDS encoding Ribose-phosphate pyrophosphokinase,related codes for MGVGTRSLRSLPGELALAGLRARADALFRSVTASNLSARKYHSVASRASRHFRRPSRVPVAAKAHYVSVPALCQISAASSGRRGADDKRTGSNSRAHNSYGSRQEGNDKRYFSFAAAGLGSVLLYGVPVDGERRRATPSLEKTEKVHSPASTNTPSSSLPLSSGLSFSSGSQFLLFSRGFNQLALCQTAAPLPKDEKEQMQQGSRPADDHEESSHHDSPLWRSEENRPFDRKLGDALLFCGNSNEPLARAVADRLSTKLGKAVVKRFADGEVNIQFADSLRGKDVYIIQPTSTPVNEHLVELLLMISTCRRASAKKITAVIPYYGYARQDRKLSSRVPISAADVARMIEAMGVDRVVAVDLHCGQIQGFFGPRVPVDNLEAQIIGLEYFHHKDLHKPVVVSPDAGGVYRARKFQEGLIARGYTDCGIAMLIKQRLRANEIERMDLVGSVAGSDVIIVDDMIDTAGTLCEAARELRKKGARRVFAFATHGLFSGPAIERIEASPLEEVVVTDSIKARAEVAKCPRITSLSISVLLADAIRRIHQKESLNDLFNVKY; via the exons ATGGGGGTCGGTACTAGGAGCCTGCGTTCACTTCCTGGTGAGCTTGCGCTCGCTGGCCTGAGAGCGCGGGCAGACGCTCTGTTCCGTAGCGTTACCGCCTCCAACTTGTCGGCGAGAAAGTATCATTCAGTGGCCTCTCGCGCATCTCGACATTTTCGTCGTCCTTCCAGGGTACCCGTGGCAGCAAAGGCCCACTACGTCTCGGTCCCTGCTCTATGTCAAATTTCAGCGGCCAGTTCTGGAAGGCGCGGCGCAGATGATAAACGCACCGGCAGCAACTCACGAGCACACAACTCGTATGGCTCAAggcaagagggaaacgacaAAAGGTACTTTTCCTTTGCGGCGGCAGGCCTTGGATCTGTTCTGCTATATGGTGTGCCTGTTgacggcgagcgacgccgcGCAACTCCCTCAttggagaaaacggaaaaagtTCACTCGCCAGCGTCAACGAACaccccctcttcttccctcccgctttcttccggTTTGTCGTTCTCCTCTGGGTCACagtttttgcttttctctaGGGGGTTTAACCAGTTAGCTCTGTGCCAAACTGCCGCGCCCCTGccgaaagacgagaaagaacaaaTGCAGCAAGGCTCACGACCAGCTGATGACCATGAGGAGTCCTCGCACCATGACAGTCCTTTGTGGCGTTCTGAGGAAAACCGCCCTTTTGACCGCAAGCTAGGAGACGCATTGTTGTTCTGCGGAAACAGTAACGAGCCTCTTGCCCGTGCCGTCGCAGATCGGCTATCAACGAAACTAGGGAAGGCCGTCGTCAAACGCTTCGCAGATGGAGAGGTTAACATTCAGTTTGCGGACTCTCTGAGAGGCAAGGATGTGTACATCATTCAACCTACCAGCACGCCCGTGAACGAGCATCTCGTGGAGCTGCTTCTGATGATATCTACTTGCCGGCGAGCGAGTGCGAAAAAGATTACTGCGGTCATTCCTTATTATGGTTACGCTAGGCAAGACAGGAAGTTGTCTAGCCGCGTACCCATTTCTGCG GCAGACGTGGCCCGGATGATTGAGGCGATGGGCGTGGATCGCGTTGTTGCGGTCGATCTGCACTGCGGCCAGATCCAGGGTTTCTTCGGCCCGCGGGTGCCAGTAGACAATCTCGAGGCGCAGATCATTGGCTTGGAGTATTTCCACCACAAAGACCTCCACAAACCTGTGGTCGTGTCTCCTGATGCAGGCGGTGTCTACAG AGCCCGGAAATTTCAGGAAGGCCTCATTGCTCGCGGGTATACCGACTGCGGTATTGCCATGCTGATCAAGCAGCGCCTTCGGGCAAACGAGATTGAACGGATGGACCTTGTTGGATCCGTCGCCGGCTCCGATGTCATCATCGTCGACGACATGATTGACACCGCTGGGACACTCTGTGAAGCTGCGCGCgagctgaggaagaaaggcgctcGGCGAGTGTTCGCCTTCGCTACACACGGTCTCTTCAGTGGCCCGGCCATTGAGAGAATCGAGGCCAGCCCTCTGGAGGAAGTCGTCGTGACTGATAGCATCAAG GCTCGCGCCGAGGTGGCGAAATGCCCGCGCATCACTTCGCTCTCCATCAGTGTCCTTTTGGCAGATGCGATTCGCCGCATTCACCAGAAAGAGAGTCTTAATGACCTCTTCAACGTCAAGTACTAG